The following coding sequences are from one Candidatus Nitrohelix vancouverensis window:
- the nirK gene encoding nitrite reductase, copper-containing yields MKTRYQITLFSMFTLLFNIFSVSAVGAEIQASLATAPNVPAPVKHNKPETVVIKMQAKEYIGDLDEGVKYGFWSYDGTVPGPMARVRVGDTVQFHLSNASDSTQPHNIDIHAVNGAHGGAALSMVSPGEVKIFSFNVMAPGLYIYHCAAGSIVDHIANGMYGLILVEPEGGLPKVDKEFYVMQSEFFTTDPEDGLASFDFQRGLDENPTYVVFNGKNGALVDTNALKATVGETVRIFFGNVGPNSVSSFHVIGEIFDSVYVEGGIGGTVTRNIQTTLVPAAGSTIVEFKVDYPGSYVLVDHSIFRVAKGALGHLVVDGPKNEKVVRAGK; encoded by the coding sequence ATGAAAACCAGATACCAGATCACTCTGTTCAGCATGTTCACGCTACTTTTCAACATCTTTTCGGTCTCCGCTGTCGGAGCCGAAATTCAGGCCAGTCTCGCCACCGCTCCCAATGTTCCCGCTCCTGTGAAACACAACAAGCCGGAAACCGTCGTGATTAAAATGCAAGCGAAGGAATACATCGGCGACCTTGACGAAGGAGTCAAATATGGCTTCTGGAGCTACGACGGAACCGTGCCCGGCCCGATGGCGCGAGTGCGCGTTGGCGACACCGTGCAGTTCCATCTGAGCAACGCCAGCGACAGCACACAACCGCATAACATTGACATCCACGCCGTCAACGGAGCGCACGGCGGCGCGGCCCTCAGCATGGTCTCCCCCGGGGAAGTGAAGATTTTCTCCTTCAATGTCATGGCCCCCGGCTTGTACATCTACCATTGCGCCGCAGGCTCCATCGTCGACCACATCGCCAACGGCATGTACGGCTTGATACTGGTCGAACCCGAAGGAGGTCTGCCGAAAGTGGACAAGGAATTCTACGTCATGCAAAGCGAATTCTTCACAACGGATCCCGAAGACGGTCTGGCGAGCTTTGATTTTCAAAGAGGACTGGATGAAAATCCGACCTATGTGGTTTTCAACGGAAAAAACGGGGCGCTCGTCGACACAAATGCCTTGAAGGCAACGGTTGGCGAAACGGTACGCATTTTCTTCGGGAACGTAGGCCCCAACAGCGTGTCTTCCTTCCACGTTATTGGAGAAATTTTTGATTCAGTCTACGTTGAGGGCGGCATCGGTGGAACCGTCACCAGAAATATTCAAACCACTCTGGTTCCCGCCGCAGGTTCCACCATCGTCGAGTTCAAGGTCGACTATCCCGGCTCTTATGTTCTCGTGGACCACAGCATTTTCAGAGTCGCCAAAGGCGCTCTGGGCCACCTGGTTGTAGACGGCCCAAAAAATGAAAAAGTAGTTCGCGCAGGCAAGTAA
- a CDS encoding glutaminase, producing the protein MNYKKLFAEIDLELKDLEDKGKVASYIPELRDVDPAKLGIHLVTVDQKNYSLGDSAEKFSIQSISKALTLTLAFKLDEDKLWKRVGVEPSGTPFNSLIQLEYEKGIPRNPFINAGALVTCDVLLSRLDDPKQEFIEFVRKISGNPKIDYSPHIAESEKRTGFRNNALINLMKEYGNIKNKIDDVLDFYFHHCSIEMSCKELAHAFLFLANYGVHPKTGEEIIDGSKSKRINAIMQLCGFYDEAGEFAFKVGLPGKSGVGGGIIAIHPGKFSIAVWSPKLNKKGNSYKGMRVLESLTSKTQSSIF; encoded by the coding sequence ATGAACTACAAAAAACTCTTTGCAGAAATCGACCTCGAATTAAAAGACCTGGAAGACAAGGGTAAAGTCGCCTCCTACATCCCCGAATTGCGCGACGTGGACCCCGCCAAACTGGGCATTCATCTTGTCACCGTCGACCAGAAAAACTATAGCCTCGGAGACAGCGCCGAGAAATTTTCCATTCAGAGTATCTCCAAGGCGCTGACCCTGACCCTGGCCTTTAAGCTCGACGAAGACAAACTCTGGAAACGCGTGGGCGTGGAACCTTCCGGAACGCCTTTCAATTCTCTCATCCAGTTGGAATATGAAAAGGGCATTCCGCGCAATCCCTTCATCAACGCAGGCGCGTTGGTGACCTGCGACGTTCTCCTCAGCCGCCTCGATGATCCCAAACAAGAGTTCATCGAATTCGTCAGAAAGATTTCCGGCAATCCCAAAATAGATTACAGCCCGCACATTGCAGAATCAGAAAAACGCACTGGCTTCCGCAACAACGCCCTCATCAACCTGATGAAAGAGTACGGCAATATCAAAAATAAAATTGATGATGTTCTTGATTTTTATTTCCACCACTGCTCCATCGAAATGTCCTGCAAGGAACTGGCGCATGCCTTCTTATTTCTTGCCAATTATGGAGTCCATCCCAAAACCGGAGAAGAGATCATCGACGGCAGTAAATCAAAACGCATCAACGCCATCATGCAACTCTGCGGATTTTACGACGAAGCGGGAGAGTTCGCCTTCAAGGTCGGTTTGCCGGGGAAAAGTGGCGTGGGCGGCGGCATCATCGCGATTCATCCCGGAAAATTCAGCATTGCTGTTTGGAGCCCCAAGCTCAACAAAAAGGGAAACTCTTACAAAGGCATGAGAGTTCTCGAATCCCTCACCAGCAAAACCCAATCCTCCATCTTTTGA
- a CDS encoding CBS domain-containing protein: MDDIGEYMSSPVLFVDFQSSVQEAALFMQTHEVGSVLIQELGEYVGLVTETDLSRKVLSKGLNPDTTMVSDVMSQPIISIDKYLPVEMANEMMIKKKIRHLVVTEENKVVGMLSVKDLVIFYAKDFRMQE, encoded by the coding sequence ATGGATGATATCGGAGAATACATGAGTTCCCCCGTGTTGTTTGTAGATTTCCAGTCGTCAGTGCAAGAAGCGGCGTTGTTCATGCAAACGCATGAGGTGGGTTCGGTTCTTATTCAGGAGCTTGGGGAGTATGTGGGGCTGGTCACGGAAACTGATTTGTCTCGCAAGGTTCTGAGCAAGGGCCTCAATCCGGATACAACGATGGTCTCTGACGTGATGAGCCAGCCCATCATTTCCATCGACAAATATCTTCCCGTGGAAATGGCGAATGAAATGATGATCAAAAAAAAGATTCGTCATCTGGTCGTGACGGAGGAGAACAAGGTGGTCGGCATGTTGTCCGTGAAAGACCTTGTCATTTTTTACGCGAAGGATTTTCGCATGCAGGAGTGA
- a CDS encoding CBS domain-containing protein has product MPTKHVPHRFLKSMDNSGEQVGGYMSAPVLSMDSQTLVVEAAQFMESHNIGSLLISEGESFVGIMTERDLTRKVLGQGLDPASTKVVSIMSTPLHTLAADRPVEEANKFMAKHGIRHLAVTEEGKIIGMLSVKDLVSYYANPRLRT; this is encoded by the coding sequence ATGCCTACCAAACACGTGCCTCACCGATTTTTAAAATCCATGGACAATTCAGGCGAGCAGGTTGGCGGTTACATGTCCGCTCCTGTTCTGAGTATGGATTCACAAACATTAGTTGTAGAAGCCGCTCAGTTTATGGAAAGCCACAATATTGGCTCTCTTCTTATTAGTGAAGGAGAGTCTTTTGTCGGCATTATGACGGAGCGCGACCTGACTCGGAAGGTGTTGGGGCAAGGGCTTGATCCCGCATCGACAAAAGTTGTTTCGATCATGTCAACGCCGCTTCATACGCTGGCGGCGGATCGTCCGGTTGAGGAAGCGAACAAGTTCATGGCAAAGCACGGTATACGTCATCTTGCCGTCACAGAGGAGGGAAAGATCATCGGTATGTTGTCAGTTAAGGATTTGGTTTCTTATTATGCGAACCCGCGTTTGAGAACTTAG
- a CDS encoding cell filamentation protein Fic: MTDPKDSYWNDGSDIYQYPNSTILKNIPGVTDAAELEALELNATVVRLPEAMSAMQDKPITLKLWQEIHHILFQDIYEWSGVFRTVQMSKGNTLFAHPENIESEGKRVFDELSRENFLQGLALNDLCRRLAYYFSECNALHPFREGNGRTQKLLFGEILKRLGYRIDWKKLSVEEHLKAMVEAHNQRPEQLIGGFLRILSKEI, from the coding sequence ATGACTGACCCAAAAGATTCCTACTGGAACGACGGGTCCGATATCTACCAATACCCCAATTCAACAATTCTCAAAAATATCCCAGGCGTGACTGACGCCGCAGAACTGGAAGCGTTAGAGCTTAATGCAACTGTTGTGCGCTTGCCTGAAGCTATGAGCGCGATGCAGGATAAGCCGATCACCCTGAAGCTATGGCAGGAAATTCATCATATCCTGTTTCAGGATATTTATGAGTGGTCAGGAGTATTCCGTACAGTACAAATGTCAAAGGGAAATACATTGTTCGCTCATCCTGAAAACATAGAATCTGAGGGCAAGAGGGTTTTCGATGAATTGAGTCGGGAAAATTTTCTTCAGGGTTTGGCGTTGAATGATCTTTGCCGCAGGCTGGCCTATTATTTTAGCGAATGCAACGCCTTGCATCCGTTTCGCGAGGGCAATGGAAGAACTCAGAAGTTGCTTTTCGGCGAGATTCTAAAACGGCTTGGATACCGGATCGACTGGAAAAAACTTTCTGTTGAGGAACATTTGAAAGCCATGGTGGAAGCTCATAATCAACGCCCGGAACAACTCATTGGCGGTTTCTTGAGAATTCTTTCAAAAGAAATTTGA
- a CDS encoding carboxypeptidase M32: protein MRTAYQRLEERFKRVQVLRSITHLLRWDAEVLMPLGSSGIRAEQLALLDTECTAILLSKRTSVLLDRAETSIDSLPDWQKANVREIRRHWNYARAIPKRVTNSLHRATTKAEVVWRQASEENNFKLLAPQLEKVVDAVREKARLLGASLECSPYDALLEEHDPGRTSAEIDAVFQRLGKRLPGLIENAIEKQSAHPPKPITEKISKARQKELGKQIMKIMGFPFDKGRLDESLHPFTEGTSKDLRITSLFAEHDVLSGLMGVLHETGHAMYDFGLPSEWFFQPVGRDQGMTVHESQALFLEMMIGRTREFMRFAAPKIGKTFGVSGPAWDSENLYRLTTRVNKSLIRMDADEATYTIHVIVRHELEKDLFAGSLRVKDLPEAWNAKFKQYMGIAPDTDTRGCLQDSHWPQAYFGYFPTYALGAIFAAQLFETLKRELPSIMQDIQEGRFAPLFAWLNEKVYQHGARLSTGELLRQATGSPLNPDCYLEYLQGKYVDE from the coding sequence ATGCGCACAGCCTATCAACGGCTTGAAGAACGATTCAAGCGCGTTCAGGTACTTCGCAGTATCACTCATTTGTTGCGCTGGGACGCCGAGGTGCTGATGCCGCTCGGCAGTTCCGGCATTCGCGCCGAGCAGTTGGCTTTGCTCGACACGGAATGCACGGCGATCCTCCTTTCGAAACGAACCTCCGTTCTGCTGGACAGGGCGGAGACGTCGATTGACTCCCTGCCAGACTGGCAGAAGGCGAACGTGCGCGAGATTCGCCGCCACTGGAATTATGCGCGCGCGATTCCCAAACGCGTGACCAACTCCCTGCATCGCGCCACGACCAAAGCGGAAGTGGTCTGGCGACAGGCCAGTGAGGAAAATAATTTCAAACTGCTTGCGCCGCAACTTGAAAAAGTCGTCGACGCTGTTCGCGAGAAGGCGCGTCTGCTGGGCGCGTCGCTTGAATGCTCGCCTTACGACGCCTTGCTGGAAGAGCACGACCCCGGTAGAACGTCGGCTGAGATCGACGCGGTTTTTCAGCGCCTGGGAAAACGACTCCCGGGCTTGATCGAGAACGCGATTGAAAAGCAGTCGGCGCATCCTCCCAAACCGATCACAGAAAAAATCTCGAAGGCCCGACAAAAAGAGCTGGGCAAACAGATCATGAAGATCATGGGCTTTCCCTTTGACAAGGGGAGGCTTGACGAAAGCCTGCACCCCTTCACCGAAGGCACTTCGAAAGATTTGCGCATCACCTCCTTATTTGCCGAGCACGACGTGCTGTCGGGTTTAATGGGAGTCCTGCATGAAACGGGTCACGCGATGTATGATTTTGGTCTGCCGTCGGAATGGTTTTTTCAGCCAGTGGGCCGCGATCAGGGCATGACCGTGCATGAAAGCCAGGCGCTGTTTCTTGAAATGATGATCGGGCGCACGCGCGAGTTCATGCGCTTTGCCGCGCCAAAGATCGGCAAGACCTTCGGCGTTTCCGGGCCGGCCTGGGACAGCGAAAATCTGTACCGACTGACAACCCGCGTCAACAAAAGTTTGATCCGCATGGACGCCGACGAGGCGACCTACACGATCCACGTCATCGTCCGGCATGAACTGGAGAAGGATTTGTTCGCCGGTTCGCTTCGCGTGAAGGATTTGCCGGAAGCCTGGAACGCAAAATTCAAACAGTATATGGGCATCGCGCCGGATACCGACACGCGCGGTTGCCTGCAGGACTCGCACTGGCCGCAGGCCTATTTTGGTTATTTCCCGACCTATGCGCTGGGCGCGATCTTCGCGGCGCAATTGTTCGAAACTTTGAAACGGGAACTCCCAAGCATCATGCAAGACATACAGGAAGGCCGCTTCGCGCCGCTCTTCGCCTGGCTGAACGAAAAAGTCTATCAGCATGGAGCGCGCTTATCGACCGGCGAACTGCTTCGGCAGGCGACGGGGAGTCCATTGAACCCGGACTGTTATCTGGAGTATCTGCAAGGGAAGTATGTTGATGAGTGA
- a CDS encoding methyltransferase domain-containing protein encodes MEYKNPNEASKTPASPKSPAKKGKLNPVRTLGPVSDLERHLPPEWWRDIFNSLYLKTDGDVVENDLNTVRDIDWVVKSANLQPSDHILDLCCGQGRHTLELASRGFQNVAGLDRSRYLIRLARKRAKKRNLKVQFSEGDARKFRSLENSRDCVIVMGNSFGYFEREEDDIQILESIKRILKSEGKLVLDIVDGVWMAQNFEPRSWEWIDQTHFVNRERSLTQDRKRIISREVITNSEIGVLADQFYAERLYTLDEITALLKKLDFTQVQSHGNLVSESTRGQDLGMMANRLFITARGPVKAAPLPAEKKETSRITVLMGDPRLPDSVKKDGKFNAEDMETINILKSNLAKLSQYEFTYLDDHKNLFQQLNSRSPGLVLNLCDEGFNNDPTKELHVPAFLELMDVPYTGAGPGCLWLCYNKANVRALAASLDVSVPMETYFDPNDQAANLPSYFPALIKPSCGDSSIGITSKSVVHNAEELISYLDYLREILPGVPILIQEYLQGAEYSVSLIGNADKFEVLPILEVDYSELPSDLPPILSYDSKWVPESPYWNRIQYKEAKLDEENYRKLMSFSSRLFERLECQDYARFDYRADSEGNIKLLEVNPNPGWCWDGKLNLMAGFAGMEYWQLLEMILQAAKDRIRGRS; translated from the coding sequence ATGGAGTATAAAAATCCGAACGAAGCAAGCAAAACCCCTGCGTCTCCGAAGTCCCCTGCCAAAAAAGGCAAGCTCAATCCAGTCCGAACCCTCGGTCCGGTTTCCGATCTGGAACGTCACCTACCGCCGGAATGGTGGCGGGATATCTTCAATTCCCTGTACTTGAAAACCGACGGGGACGTGGTCGAAAACGATTTGAACACGGTTCGCGATATCGACTGGGTGGTCAAGTCTGCGAACCTGCAACCCTCGGATCATATTCTGGATTTGTGTTGCGGTCAGGGTCGGCACACCCTGGAGCTGGCGTCGCGCGGTTTTCAGAACGTGGCGGGATTGGATCGTTCGCGTTACCTGATTCGACTGGCGCGCAAGCGCGCCAAAAAGCGCAATTTGAAGGTGCAGTTCTCCGAGGGCGACGCGCGCAAGTTCAGAAGTCTGGAAAACTCCAGAGACTGCGTCATCGTGATGGGCAATTCCTTCGGGTATTTTGAGAGAGAAGAAGACGACATCCAGATTCTCGAATCCATCAAGCGGATTTTAAAATCGGAAGGCAAGCTGGTGCTCGATATCGTGGACGGCGTGTGGATGGCGCAGAATTTTGAACCGCGATCCTGGGAGTGGATCGACCAGACGCATTTTGTGAATCGCGAACGTTCGTTGACGCAGGATCGCAAACGCATCATTTCGCGCGAGGTCATCACCAATTCGGAAATCGGCGTGCTGGCGGATCAGTTCTATGCGGAGCGTTTGTACACGCTCGACGAGATCACGGCTCTGCTTAAGAAACTGGATTTCACGCAGGTTCAGTCGCACGGCAATCTGGTTTCGGAATCGACGCGCGGTCAGGATCTGGGGATGATGGCGAACCGTCTGTTCATCACGGCGCGCGGGCCGGTCAAAGCGGCGCCCCTGCCTGCGGAAAAGAAAGAAACGTCTCGTATTACGGTGTTGATGGGCGATCCGCGATTGCCGGACTCGGTCAAAAAGGACGGCAAGTTCAACGCGGAGGATATGGAGACGATCAATATTCTGAAGAGCAATCTGGCGAAGCTCTCTCAGTATGAGTTCACGTATCTGGACGATCACAAGAATTTGTTCCAGCAGTTGAACTCGCGTTCTCCGGGGCTGGTTTTGAATTTATGCGACGAGGGTTTCAATAACGATCCGACCAAGGAGTTGCATGTTCCCGCGTTTCTGGAGTTGATGGACGTTCCCTATACGGGCGCGGGACCGGGCTGTCTCTGGCTTTGTTATAACAAGGCCAATGTGCGCGCGCTGGCGGCGAGTCTGGACGTGAGCGTGCCGATGGAAACCTATTTCGATCCCAACGATCAGGCGGCGAACCTGCCTTCGTATTTTCCGGCGCTCATCAAACCGAGTTGCGGCGACAGTTCGATCGGCATCACTTCCAAATCGGTGGTGCATAACGCGGAGGAATTGATCAGCTATCTGGATTATCTGCGCGAAATTTTGCCGGGCGTTCCGATTCTTATTCAGGAATATTTGCAGGGAGCGGAATACAGCGTCAGCCTGATTGGCAACGCCGACAAGTTCGAAGTTCTGCCCATTCTGGAAGTCGATTACAGCGAACTGCCTTCGGACTTGCCGCCGATATTGTCTTATGATTCGAAATGGGTTCCCGAATCGCCCTACTGGAATCGCATTCAGTATAAAGAAGCGAAGCTGGATGAAGAAAATTACCGCAAGCTGATGAGTTTTTCGAGCCGCTTGTTTGAGCGGTTGGAATGCCAGGACTACGCGCGTTTTGATTACCGCGCCGACAGCGAGGGCAATATCAAATTGCTGGAGGTCAACCCCAATCCCGGCTGGTGCTGGGATGGCAAGCTGAACCTGATGGCCGGTTTTGCGGGGATGGAATACTGGCAATTGCTTGAGATGATTCTTCAGGCCGCGAAGGATCGCATTCGAGGTCGATCCTGA
- a CDS encoding histone deacetylase family protein, protein MIQFRRLYQVSTRRDKERLGAVLKLYQESFPYSPEYATQINDFFKKNREQDFEVVLLLAEGPKSRLLGFSFSFYFPDLAYAYLDYLVSDPARKDRGIGAALYDVTRDHYIACKSRGLFLDVPPDEKEKLREPFRLEVNKRRMAFYERHNARPIINTQYDCISSAANQGHATFLVYDDLGNARPLRRADLKKAVARFLEFKGGLTKDDPKFKQIIRSIKDDPILLRAPRYGEKATIPSKHSFFKIDVVNVGDAHQIHHLKEKGYVERPARIHALLKGMEGLELAFHKVKKFPASHIKAVHDAGLLNFLSKAAHRLAPRELLYPTVFPIRKPERLPKRWDMQGGYYCIDTFTPLTSNSYLAARNAAHGALSGAELILKGAQRVYVLCRPPGHHAEHKVFGGFCYLNSAAIAANFLSKDNRVAVIDIDYHHGNGTQNIFYHRKDVFFVSIHGHPIQAYPYFSGYSDEKGEGEGLGFNRNFPLNPGADDARYLKTLAEACSAIRRFKPEFLVVSVGYDIMKGDPTGTFMITPSGMRRIGELLGGLHLPILLVQEGGYSLPNLKNGVKSFLRGISQI, encoded by the coding sequence ATGATTCAGTTTCGCAGATTGTATCAAGTCTCGACGCGGCGGGATAAGGAAAGGCTCGGCGCCGTTTTAAAATTGTATCAGGAATCATTTCCATATTCTCCAGAATATGCGACGCAGATCAATGATTTTTTCAAAAAAAACCGCGAACAGGATTTCGAAGTCGTCCTGCTTCTGGCGGAAGGGCCAAAGTCGAGACTGCTCGGCTTCTCCTTCTCGTTTTATTTTCCCGACCTCGCATACGCCTATCTCGATTATCTGGTGAGCGACCCCGCCCGCAAGGACCGGGGAATCGGCGCCGCGCTGTACGACGTCACGCGCGATCATTACATCGCCTGCAAAAGCCGCGGGCTGTTCCTCGACGTACCGCCCGACGAAAAGGAAAAACTCCGCGAACCCTTCCGACTGGAAGTGAACAAACGCCGCATGGCGTTTTACGAACGCCACAACGCTCGGCCCATCATCAACACGCAATACGACTGCATCTCCAGCGCCGCCAATCAGGGACACGCCACCTTCCTGGTCTACGACGATCTGGGAAACGCCCGGCCCCTGCGTCGCGCCGATCTCAAAAAAGCCGTCGCCCGTTTTTTAGAATTCAAAGGCGGCCTGACGAAAGACGATCCCAAATTCAAGCAGATCATCCGCTCCATCAAAGACGACCCGATCCTGCTACGCGCCCCGCGCTACGGCGAGAAAGCCACGATTCCGTCCAAACACTCTTTCTTTAAAATCGACGTGGTCAACGTCGGCGACGCGCATCAGATCCACCATCTCAAGGAAAAAGGCTATGTCGAGCGCCCGGCCCGCATCCACGCGCTCCTGAAAGGCATGGAAGGTCTGGAACTGGCGTTTCACAAGGTCAAAAAATTTCCCGCCTCGCATATCAAAGCGGTTCACGATGCCGGCCTGCTCAATTTTCTGTCCAAGGCCGCGCATCGCCTGGCCCCGCGTGAATTGCTTTACCCTACGGTGTTCCCGATCCGCAAGCCGGAGCGTTTGCCCAAGCGATGGGACATGCAGGGCGGTTATTATTGCATCGACACCTTCACTCCGCTGACCTCCAACTCCTATCTCGCCGCGCGCAACGCCGCGCACGGCGCGCTTTCTGGGGCCGAGCTGATCCTCAAGGGAGCGCAGAGGGTCTATGTCCTGTGCCGCCCGCCCGGTCACCATGCCGAGCATAAGGTCTTTGGCGGCTTCTGCTACCTGAACAGCGCCGCCATCGCCGCGAATTTTTTATCAAAAGACAATCGCGTCGCGGTCATCGACATCGACTACCATCACGGCAACGGCACGCAGAATATTTTTTACCATCGCAAAGACGTTTTCTTTGTTTCCATCCACGGTCACCCGATTCAGGCCTATCCATATTTTTCCGGTTATTCAGATGAAAAAGGAGAGGGAGAAGGTTTGGGTTTTAACAGAAATTTCCCATTAAATCCGGGCGCCGACGACGCGCGTTATCTCAAAACGCTGGCGGAAGCCTGTTCGGCGATTCGGCGCTTCAAACCGGAATTTCTCGTGGTGTCCGTAGGCTACGACATCATGAAGGGAGACCCGACCGGAACGTTTATGATCACTCCGTCCGGGATGCGTCGCATCGGGGAATTGCTGGGGGGATTGCATCTGCCCATCCTTCTGGTTCAGGAGGGCGGCTACTCCTTACCGAATCTGAAAAACGGGGTCAAAAGTTTTCTAAGAGGCATCAGTCAAATATGA